In the genome of Lathyrus oleraceus cultivar Zhongwan6 chromosome 4, CAAS_Psat_ZW6_1.0, whole genome shotgun sequence, the window TTATTCCTACCATGCACAACCTTCAAAAATGAGTCAAATAAATCCTacagtcaacaacaaagtcaacacaaaaatttccacatttttctgatttttctatgatttttttatgaattttctaataTTTGTGTgatttattaatattttttagaattaatataattaatGTAGTTTCATtaatggcaaacttgtaataaACTTGAACAGTACCGCGGGAAACACCTCCCTCAAAAATTCGAATGAAGCAGTGGATCAAACGACTCTCCTCTCCAGAAATTCATCGTCTCTCTCGTGTATGAGCTTCCAAATGCCAGCAACGGTTTCGCTCAAACTTCCACCAAAACTCGCAAATGAATATCCGTTGGAATCGTCTCAGTGCATAGATCATGAATATATAACCTAATCAACCTAAATCTAACTATACTAACCGGATCGATCGtttaaagtttcacattcaaagcTTCGAATTCAGATAACTTTCTCTACACTAATCCATTTGCAAAACCACAAGCATCACTATGATCTATCATCAATGAACTACAGAATGCATATAATAATCAAGTAATTCGTGAGATTCAAATTTTTGGAAACCTGGTATGGCAGTGATGTTCTTGCTGTTTTTTGCACGATCCAGCTCCAAACAGATGTAATATAAGCTAGTGGAAAGGAGATGCGAAGCTTAGATTCACTCGATTTTGCTCCTAGCGCTCCAAATCacaattcaccattgatggagcttgAAAGTGCAGTCGAGATTGGCACGGCTTTGGATGTTGAAAAGCACAAACAGATGGAGCATATGGTGATACAAGATCAATGCAACAAGAATTTTGCAAATTGATGCAAAATTgaagaagtttgatgaatttgaagattttggtgttcttgagattttgagagaatttggaaagTTTCAGATCTGAATTTGATGAAATGatttttctgttatgattatcatgtgattaggaatatatatgtgGGCTTAATCACCACTTAATCATGTTAATTAACCATTTGgagatgattagtgaaaatgttaattttcaagtgagggcaaaaatggaatttcacaagccagctcattgccacctctttgacagctcacacaacttccaaatgccatgtgtgagctgttgccacttgcctcactctcattggatgtgtattttgaaaaatcaccatgtaatgccactttgtccaattttgcaatttcattttaaTGGCCAATTTTTAAACCATAAGCCTTAGGCATaaaatgatgattccaacaagtttcaaatgccaattatgaggtgttgcaaaaatccccactcaaaaattccaattatttcacaagttggacaattttgcccttggtccattttaactgtccagttgaaaattgactttttgcattgaccacttttggaaaaatccaattatgcaccatgaaagtacatgtcaaatggagtttgtgcatataaagaacttgcaatttggacaatccatgtgggaattatggcctcctgattatgggtcatttttgaatttcactgagccataacttgacaaccatacatgggattttcaagttcttggactttttggaaaggtgagaacaagatctacaactttcatgttgaacaatttttcatttgaagcttccttggacacgtggccttgaggtcaaaaactttccatttttggaaacttccattacaagtcactttctatttttggcagtttttgtcctgacttgattttcttcattcttgagctttgagatgtcaaataacacttgttccaacatgaatgaagtgtatcaaactcatttccacctccaaatccatcagatcatgtacagttgaccacagttgactttttcatctgacagatgaatttggccatgcatagatcaaattaagccccaatcttcaactgaaatggctcaagggtgaaaccctagccttaataagctcaatataatcacagaatgaaccccataaccaccatagaccccatctcctgattatgccctgactggcccaatgcaactgattagggttgaccagtggtcaaaaccctaatctcaaggaatccaatcaatcttctgatgataataaaccatgatgatgatgatgtatcattgcaatcaagatgaagaccaacatcctttgagaatcacaaaaaaccctaattcacagtccaatcctcagatggccaatgatcagtcagtaaaccctaggcttgcactttgacttcctcatctcctggtcaagacttgtgaggatgacttgcacaatgtaaccacatgatatgcaatgtgcaatgcctaatgacctaaaaatgatatgcaatatgattagctagtcccaagagaggagggcaaattttgaggtgttacactctTGTCCATAAAAATAGCAGTGTCAACCAAATAAAGCAGGTATGCTCTCAATGCATGCGATCTATGGAGCGTCACCTACTCATTATCACCATGTGCCTATTGTGCTCTCAAGATATCAGCCTCATATACCTTCTTCAGGTATTCAAATCTAGCATGAGCACCTCTGGTCTTATCCAACTCCTCTTTCGTCTCCCCTGGATCAGCCCCAAGATACGCTACCATCATCTAGAGTGCCTCGTCTTTGGTCATCCTCCCATGATCTAGGAATCTCCCCCTGATCAGAAGATGTAGCAAACACGAGACATCATCGAGTGTGGTAGACATCTCATCATACAGGAGATGAAACGACGAGGTCTCCGAGTATCATCTCTCCACGAATGCATTAAGCATCCCGTGGTTGACCGTAGTATAATCAgtcatgcacaagtccttcagACCAGATAAAGACAAAACTGATTGAAACCAATCCTCATTCGGAAGAGGCAACACAACAATCTTCCCCATGTGGTTAAGAAACTTCTGCAGATCACGCTCCTGAAACTTGTTAGAAATAATCAATGTCATAAATAAAAACTAACCAAAAAAAATAAAGAATCCAACTAATGCTACCTCTTTGTCCCATATATGTCTGTCACTATGGTATGGATACATAGGTAGTAAGGAAAAATCAACTGGACCACCTCCAAAAGTCTCTGGCTCAACATCCGCATCAGCTTCACCCTCCGGAGGTGGCACTGGATTAACATCATCATCAGTAAAAGATGAGACATGAGGTGGGACTGGATCAACAACATCATTAGTATGAGGTGGGACCGGATCAACAACATCGTCGGTAGGAGGTGGAATTGGTGAAAGCTGATGCCTGAGGGAGGATGTGGGGAGTGATGCGTCAGATGGTGAATCTCATCTCTTACgggaaaaagaagaagaagaagatggagtGGCATGAGGAGAATCACGAGCCACAGAAGTAGACGGCTCTTCCTGACCAGAGGGACTAGGAGCCTCCAAAACCTGTTGACTCTTCTCCCGCCGAACAGTACGTGCTGAGCTACCCTGGCATGCCTCAGTCTATCATGTATATCAACCATTATGCTTGTAAGTTAAAGTAAGGCAAACCATTAGTgtaggcaaacaacacacaagcaagaaaatataataaaaaaattaagtATAAAATTTTGGAGACGCATCTTCGAAATATGGAGGAAACTAAAACGTTGAATTATTCCGGAGATACATATCTGAAATTTCCTACAAAAAATTAAATGCTGAAAAGTTCTGGAGATGCGTCTCCGGAATTTTCTACAACTCAGAAGATGCGTCAATGGCGTAATGTACCACATGCAAGCTCAAAAAAATTGTTTTGATCATCAATTTCAGCCAACAAACAACTAATACATATGACTAAACTATATTAAATGTGATTTCTACTCATTTTTAACCCTAATCATTGATTTCTATTCATTTACACCAAAACTCGAACATTtatcaaaaactcaaaaaacaTAAAAGAAATTGTTGTTTTTGATGAAGTTTGATGTTCCCTTGAGCCTTGTTGAATGAAATTTGATTTGGTGTAAAGAAGAAATTTGAGAGAGGTTGAAGTTGAGTTGAGTAAAATGTGAAATGAGGAAGGAGAAGAGTCTGACGTGACTTAACCTCCAAAAtattccagagatgcatctcaGAATATTTTAACGTTACTTGATCTTTTGGTGtgttcggagatgcatcttcgaaaaCTGAAGATATTTTTAGAATTTCGTGTGATACATAAGAAGCATATGGGGTGCAttaaaaaatctttaaaaaaacGCTGCTAACTATTCTTCTAGAATCTTTAAGTGCACTCAGACTTCTCCAATCAATTGGGCTTCTTGGATTGCCTAGGGCCAGTACCTCTTCTTCAATAGGGCTTGTGGTCTCTTCTTGAATTAGACTCGTAACAAATTCCATTGGAATTTCGCATCCAGCTTGTGAATTTGGAATTCACACAATATATGAGAGAAAATGATCACTGCAACATCCGCTCTTTATCAACATAATACACAAGTGTTGCAGAAGTACAACTACAACTATAATGCAGAGTCTACAATATTAGAGATAAATGAATAGTGCTGAAATCACCTGAATGGAAGAATAGAAACCAACCTCTTGCATTATAATTGAAATCCACAACCCAGTGGAACGGTAGTTTATGCGACTAATCCTTTTCCATGTGCTGCCATAAATAAGTTTTAGGAAAGATTTATCATATCACTACTAGATCCGACTATCATACACAGATACTCCATTTTAGATAAAATATAAAATATCTGTACTAAATATATATCGAGTATCAGACAGATACTGTGAAGGTAACATACAGATAATCAATTGATTGGTATATATAATATAAACTCTTACTAACATTTAAAGTTTCTAACAAAGATCTCCAAAATTCAATTAGAACCCAATGGGTTATTAAGTACATACATGTGCATAACTAACTTATGCATTCTACCATATCACAAATCCTCCATGTCAACAGAGCTTTATAATCTAACGTACCTGTATCCCGTATCCTCTATCAATATCTTCTCTGCAAAACTGTCAAAAATATAGCACCATCCAAAAACCAGTCTATGAATCAGGAATACAATTCAAAGATATTCCTTTCTGTCTGCATCTTTCTATGATCTTTTGAGCCTCTTCAACACTATCTTGCCGAACCAATGCCTTAACAATTAAGTTACATACATATGAATCAGGAGAGCAACCATTTTGCTCCATCGAGTAAAACATTTTCTTGG includes:
- the LOC127136915 gene encoding uncharacterized protein LOC127136915, giving the protein MEFVTSLIQEETTSPIEEETEACQGSSARTVRREKSQQVLEAPSPSGQEEPSTSVARDSPHATPSSSSSFSLPPHVSSFTDDDVNPVPPPEGEADADVEPETFGGGPVDFSLLPMYPYHSDRHIWDKEERDLQKFLNHMGKIVVLPLPNEDWFQSVLSLSGLKDLCMTDYTTVNHGMLNAFVER